One genomic segment of Caldimonas brevitalea includes these proteins:
- the pseG gene encoding UDP-2,4-diacetamido-2,4,6-trideoxy-beta-L-altropyranose hydrolase encodes MKVAVRVDAAPVIGTGHLMRCLTLADALRAGGGRTRFLSRQLPIVLAEEVKRRGHELVMLPPPTSPLRESSSDAPAHAAWLQVDALQDVQDSLEALQADAPWDWLVVDHYGIDNRWESRMRACASRILVIDDLADRQHDCDVLLDQNFYEQADGRYAARVPERCRKLLGPSYALLRPEFADLRSAVSVREGEVRRLLVFFGGVDENNVTVCAVEAIARLPRGALEVDVVIGAGHPARREIEKRCLQLGMNCHVQTQEMARLMARADLAIGAGGTATWERCSLGLPTLALCLAENQRQLLVDGSRAGLLHAPSIWPHDVESLARQLLVLIESPGLRQLMSRCAMKHVDGQGVARVVRNMALPQITVRLATAADSQNLFNWRNHEAIRAVSRTSEPISPETHASWFSKVLSSPDRCLLIGHSGPSEVGVVRFDLQATVAEVSIYLVPGQEGRGLGAALLVAAEDWLSATHPEVESLVAEVRGDNGPSHRLFSSANYKLDITRYQKWRRSRPR; translated from the coding sequence GTGAAAGTCGCAGTCCGCGTCGACGCTGCTCCGGTGATCGGGACTGGCCATCTGATGCGATGCCTGACGCTCGCTGATGCGTTGCGTGCTGGCGGTGGACGCACTCGCTTTCTCTCACGGCAGTTGCCCATCGTTCTCGCCGAGGAGGTGAAGCGGCGCGGGCACGAGTTGGTGATGCTGCCTCCTCCGACAAGTCCCTTGCGTGAGTCGTCGTCTGACGCACCTGCTCACGCTGCCTGGCTGCAAGTGGACGCCTTGCAAGACGTGCAAGACAGCCTCGAAGCTCTTCAAGCTGATGCGCCGTGGGACTGGCTCGTGGTGGATCACTATGGGATCGACAACAGATGGGAGTCGCGGATGCGAGCCTGCGCAAGCCGTATTCTCGTGATTGACGATCTTGCTGATCGCCAGCACGACTGCGACGTGTTGTTGGACCAGAACTTCTATGAACAGGCCGATGGGCGGTATGCAGCGCGTGTCCCGGAGCGATGCCGTAAGTTGCTTGGTCCAAGCTATGCATTGTTGCGTCCAGAATTTGCTGACCTGCGGTCGGCAGTCTCAGTGCGCGAAGGTGAGGTGCGGCGGCTGCTGGTCTTCTTCGGCGGGGTGGACGAGAACAACGTCACGGTTTGCGCGGTGGAGGCCATCGCGCGCCTTCCCCGCGGCGCTTTGGAGGTTGACGTGGTCATCGGTGCCGGTCACCCCGCGCGCAGGGAGATCGAAAAGCGCTGCCTTCAGTTGGGCATGAACTGTCACGTGCAAACCCAGGAGATGGCGCGCTTGATGGCGCGAGCCGACCTTGCGATCGGTGCCGGTGGCACAGCCACTTGGGAACGTTGTTCGCTTGGCTTGCCCACGCTGGCACTGTGCTTAGCAGAAAACCAGCGCCAGCTGCTGGTGGATGGCAGCCGGGCAGGGCTACTGCATGCCCCTAGCATCTGGCCTCACGATGTGGAGAGCCTCGCGAGGCAACTCCTGGTACTGATTGAGTCGCCCGGCTTGCGGCAACTGATGTCGCGGTGCGCTATGAAACACGTCGACGGCCAGGGGGTTGCGCGAGTCGTTCGCAACATGGCCCTTCCTCAAATCACAGTCCGGCTGGCGACGGCCGCGGACAGCCAGAACTTGTTCAACTGGCGCAACCATGAGGCCATCCGCGCGGTGTCCCGCACCAGCGAGCCGATTTCCCCGGAAACGCATGCGAGCTGGTTCTCCAAGGTCCTCAGCAGTCCCGACCGGTGCCTGTTGATCGGTCACTCTGGGCCTTCGGAGGTCGGCGTGGTGCGCTTCGACTTGCAAGCAACGGTGGCCGAGGTCTCCATCTATCTGGTGCCTGGTCAGGAAGGACGTGGCCTCGGCGCCGCCTTGCTCGTGGCGGCGGAAGACTGGCTATCCGCAACACATCCAGAGGTGGAGAGCCTGGTCGCGGAAGTGCGCGGCGACAACGGCCCATCGCACCGCCTGTTCTCCAGCGCCAATTACAAGCTCGACATCACCCGGTACCAGAAGTGGCGCCGCTCCCGACCCCGTTAG
- the pseF gene encoding pseudaminic acid cytidylyltransferase — protein sequence MKLAVIPARGGSKRIPRKNIRPFAGRPIIAHSIAAALDSALFDQVVVSTDDEEIAAVARQCGASTPFLRPGELSDDHTGTNTVVQHVLRWFAAQGQAYELACCIYATAPFVQPHYLRQGLEQLLSSGAQFAFSVTTFPFPIQRALRINAEGTIEALFPEHRQTRSQDLEHAFHDAGQFYWGRAEAFLNDTALFSPASVPVLLPRHLVQDIDTLEDWQRAEHMYRALQLAGEISA from the coding sequence ATGAAACTCGCGGTCATTCCAGCCCGCGGCGGTAGCAAACGCATCCCGCGGAAGAACATCCGGCCTTTCGCCGGTCGGCCCATCATTGCCCACTCGATCGCGGCAGCGTTGGACAGTGCGTTGTTCGATCAAGTCGTCGTCTCGACTGACGACGAGGAAATCGCTGCCGTGGCACGTCAGTGTGGCGCTTCTACGCCCTTCCTTAGGCCGGGTGAGCTCTCCGACGACCATACGGGGACCAACACCGTTGTACAGCATGTGTTGCGCTGGTTTGCCGCGCAGGGACAAGCATACGAACTGGCGTGCTGCATATATGCAACCGCCCCCTTTGTGCAGCCACACTACCTGCGTCAGGGGCTGGAGCAGCTGTTGTCAAGTGGAGCGCAGTTCGCGTTCTCTGTCACGACTTTCCCGTTTCCGATCCAGCGCGCGTTGCGCATCAACGCGGAGGGTACGATCGAGGCTCTGTTCCCCGAACATAGGCAAACGCGCTCGCAGGATCTGGAGCACGCCTTTCATGACGCCGGGCAGTTCTACTGGGGACGGGCCGAGGCCTTTCTGAACGATACGGCGTTGTTCTCGCCGGCGTCCGTACCGGTGTTGTTGCCTCGACACCTTGTACAGGACATCGACACGCTAGAAGACTGGCAGCGCGCCGAACACATGTATCGAGCTTTGCAGCTGGCAGGGGAAATCTCGGCGTGA
- the pseI gene encoding pseudaminic acid synthase, translating into MNPHISIANRSIGLDVSPYVIAELSANHNGKLETALKIVEAAKAAGADAVKLQTYKPDTITLPSDTEEFRIHGGLWDGRTLYELYQEAHMPWEWHAPLFERARELGITIFSSPFDRTAVDLLDELGAPAYKIASFEAVDLPLIEYVARKGKPMIISTGMADEQEIQEAIDAARAGGCTELAILHCVSGYPAPAADYNLRTLPDMMQRFRVVTGLSDHTLDNTTAIASVSLGASIIEKHFTLDRRGGGPDDSFSLEPPELQALCRDVKTAWSALGSVDYGCKSSEQGNVKFRRSLYFVKALKAGEMVTEDAVRSVRPGYGAAPKHLREVIGKRVTADVQPYTPVRLNCLA; encoded by the coding sequence ATGAACCCCCATATCAGCATCGCGAACAGAAGCATCGGCCTCGACGTCTCGCCCTACGTCATCGCCGAGCTGTCCGCTAACCACAACGGCAAGCTCGAGACGGCATTGAAAATCGTCGAGGCAGCCAAAGCTGCCGGGGCGGATGCAGTGAAGCTGCAGACCTACAAGCCCGACACCATCACGCTGCCGAGTGATACCGAAGAGTTCCGTATTCACGGGGGGTTGTGGGACGGACGCACGCTCTACGAGCTGTACCAGGAGGCGCATATGCCGTGGGAATGGCACGCGCCGCTCTTCGAGCGGGCTCGCGAACTCGGCATCACCATCTTCAGTTCGCCGTTCGACCGCACCGCCGTCGATCTATTGGATGAGCTTGGGGCGCCGGCCTACAAGATCGCTTCTTTCGAGGCAGTTGACCTGCCCCTGATCGAATACGTAGCGAGGAAGGGCAAGCCGATGATCATCTCGACGGGTATGGCGGATGAACAAGAGATCCAGGAAGCGATCGATGCGGCGAGGGCCGGCGGATGCACCGAGCTCGCCATCTTGCATTGCGTCAGCGGCTATCCGGCTCCCGCGGCCGACTACAACTTGCGCACGCTGCCCGACATGATGCAGCGCTTCCGCGTTGTGACCGGGCTGTCCGATCACACGCTCGACAACACCACCGCCATTGCCAGCGTCTCGTTGGGCGCGTCTATCATCGAAAAGCACTTCACGCTTGATCGCCGCGGAGGAGGTCCCGACGACAGCTTCTCGCTCGAGCCACCCGAGCTGCAGGCGCTCTGTCGGGACGTCAAGACCGCTTGGAGCGCCCTCGGCAGCGTCGACTATGGCTGCAAGTCGAGCGAGCAAGGCAACGTCAAGTTCCGGCGCTCGCTTTACTTCGTCAAGGCCTTGAAGGCTGGCGAGATGGTCACCGAGGACGCCGTGCGCAGCGTCCGCCCGGGCTATGGCGCGGCGCCGAAGCACCTGCGTGAGGTCATCGGCAAGCGCGTGACGGCAGATGTCCAACCGTACACGCCAGTCCGCCTTAACTGCCTTGCGTGA
- the pseC gene encoding UDP-4-amino-4,6-dideoxy-N-acetyl-beta-L-altrosamine transaminase has translation MAVIPYGRQDIRQEDIDAVVEVLQSDFLTQGPAVPRFEQTVADYCGVAHALAVNSATSALHIACLALDLREGDWLWTSPITFVASANCALYCGANVDFVDIDPRTYNMCPVALARKLEQAERVGRLPKIVVPVHLCGQPCDMAAIHDLSRRFGFRIIEDASHAIGGRYKGEPVGNCAYSDITVLSFHPVKIITTAEGGMVLTNNGALADKMALLRSHGITRDAARMTHEPDGPWYYQQIELGFNYRLTDLQAALGVSQMTRLDRYVHRRHELAHRYDGLLSGLPVRLPWSFPDAYSGLHLYVVRLELDSIKTSHAQVFGFLRERGIGVNLHYIPVHLQPYYQRLGFHPGQFPESERYYAEAISLPMYPTLTEAQQDQVVGALHGALQT, from the coding sequence ATGGCCGTCATTCCCTACGGTCGGCAAGACATCCGGCAAGAGGACATTGACGCTGTCGTCGAGGTCTTGCAGTCCGACTTCCTGACGCAGGGACCGGCGGTGCCGAGGTTTGAGCAGACTGTGGCTGATTACTGCGGGGTAGCCCACGCGCTTGCGGTCAACAGCGCGACGTCGGCGCTGCACATTGCCTGCCTGGCTCTGGATTTGCGTGAAGGCGACTGGCTTTGGACCAGCCCCATCACGTTCGTCGCGTCTGCGAACTGCGCGCTTTACTGCGGCGCAAACGTCGATTTCGTCGACATCGACCCCCGTACGTACAACATGTGCCCCGTCGCGCTGGCCCGTAAGCTGGAACAGGCGGAGCGCGTGGGGCGCTTACCCAAGATTGTGGTGCCCGTGCATCTGTGCGGGCAGCCATGCGATATGGCGGCGATTCATGATCTGTCCCGGCGCTTCGGCTTCCGAATCATCGAGGACGCATCACACGCTATCGGCGGCCGGTACAAGGGGGAGCCGGTCGGCAATTGCGCGTACAGCGATATTACGGTGTTGAGCTTCCACCCCGTCAAGATCATTACGACCGCGGAAGGCGGCATGGTCTTGACGAACAACGGCGCGCTGGCTGACAAGATGGCGCTGCTGCGTAGCCACGGCATTACCCGTGACGCAGCGCGAATGACCCATGAACCGGACGGTCCCTGGTATTACCAGCAAATCGAGCTGGGCTTCAACTACCGGCTGACTGACCTGCAGGCTGCTCTCGGAGTCAGCCAGATGACACGACTTGACCGCTATGTACATCGGCGACATGAACTTGCTCACCGGTACGACGGGTTGCTCTCGGGCCTTCCGGTGCGCTTGCCTTGGTCGTTTCCCGACGCGTATTCCGGACTGCACTTGTATGTCGTGCGTCTCGAGCTAGACAGCATCAAGACCAGCCACGCACAAGTGTTCGGCTTTCTGCGCGAACGAGGGATTGGAGTGAACTTGCACTACATACCCGTGCACCTGCAGCCGTACTATCAGCGCTTGGGTTTTCATCCTGGGCAGTTTCCCGAATCCGAGCGGTACTACGCTGAAGCCATCTCGTTGCCGATGTACCCAACGCTCACCGAGGCACAACAGGATCAGGTGGTGGGTGCTTTGCACGGTGCCTTGCAGACATGA
- the pseB gene encoding UDP-N-acetylglucosamine 4,6-dehydratase (inverting) has translation MLKDATILITGGTGSFGNTFVPMTLARYNPRKLIIYSRDEMKQWEMAKRYEGDPRVRFFIGDVRDRERLYRALDGVDYVVHAAATKIVPTAEYNPFECVKTNVNGAMNLIDACIDKKVKRVVALSTDKASSPINLYGATKLASDKLFVAGNSYAGGHGTRFAVVRYGNVMGSRGSVIPFFMSIKDSGVLPVTDCRMTRFMITLEQGVELVWQAFDDMEGGEIYVKKIPSMKLVDIAKAIAPEAELKSVGIRPGEKLHEQMIGAEDAHYTYEYSRHFKILPAIHNWSSSMERIKDGVKVPEGFVYSSDNNNEWMDVGALREWIGTNSAKIGAI, from the coding sequence ATGCTCAAGGACGCAACGATTTTGATCACCGGTGGCACGGGCTCGTTCGGTAATACTTTTGTGCCAATGACGCTCGCCAGATACAACCCACGCAAGCTCATCATATATTCCCGCGACGAGATGAAGCAGTGGGAAATGGCGAAGAGGTATGAAGGCGATCCGCGCGTGAGATTCTTCATTGGAGACGTGCGCGACCGCGAGCGTCTTTATCGGGCGCTCGACGGTGTCGATTACGTCGTCCACGCGGCTGCAACGAAGATTGTGCCAACAGCTGAGTACAACCCGTTCGAGTGCGTAAAGACGAACGTCAACGGCGCTATGAACTTGATCGACGCCTGCATCGACAAGAAGGTGAAGCGTGTGGTGGCGTTGTCGACCGATAAAGCGAGCAGTCCCATCAATCTTTATGGTGCCACCAAACTTGCCTCGGACAAGTTGTTCGTCGCTGGCAATTCTTACGCCGGCGGGCACGGTACCCGTTTCGCGGTGGTGCGCTATGGCAATGTGATGGGCTCGCGGGGATCTGTCATCCCATTCTTCATGTCGATCAAGGACAGTGGAGTGCTGCCCGTCACCGATTGCCGGATGACGCGCTTCATGATCACGTTGGAGCAGGGCGTCGAACTGGTGTGGCAGGCATTCGACGACATGGAAGGCGGCGAGATCTACGTCAAGAAGATTCCGTCGATGAAGTTGGTCGACATTGCGAAGGCGATCGCACCCGAAGCGGAACTCAAGTCTGTCGGCATCCGGCCCGGAGAGAAGCTGCATGAGCAGATGATCGGCGCGGAAGATGCGCATTACACATATGAATATTCTCGTCACTTCAAAATCCTCCCAGCCATCCATAACTGGAGCTCGTCGATGGAGCGAATCAAGGATGGTGTGAAAGTGCCCGAGGGTTTTGTTTACTCGAGCGACAACAATAATGAGTGGATGGACGTCGGGGCATTGAGGGAGTGGATCGGAACCAACAGCGCGAAGATCGGGGCGATTTGA